One Dermacentor andersoni chromosome 6, qqDerAnde1_hic_scaffold, whole genome shotgun sequence genomic window carries:
- the LOC126521417 gene encoding carcinine transporter-like isoform X1, protein MEFEDVIEELGGFGKFQKFLLWGFLLPSEILFPFFSMNLIFLLSEPDHQCVVPQLDALGLNESRSQEIRKLLVSDDECAVLPMRDFNSTRLVTAEEFEATSLNASWNASWFVNDSAPRQPCELFRYDDLHYEETVPTKWDLICSRGHLPSLLYSTVTAASVIGPVIIGALADKYGRKPTFFAIVALAALSGFGAVLSTNFAMFVVMRFVNALLDPQIEQVPYIIIMELLDAKQRTLMLGVACMGWTLGMCLLTLVAYVSRTWVLLATVCASCVVPLFCYIRVIPESPRWLLSQDRLPEASAVLRRIAFRNGVEPPIDLDLKLKKVQQSLSAEEESEKSGSILDLFIKPKIRKNLLILTLIWSANGCAYSGLHINVTHLSGNEFLNFLYLALVEFPANAIGWWSMNRYGRRWTNVFFVLLTATACWAAVIAPTSGTVHVVSSIVAKFSTTAAYMMMYQQSDELFPTPLRSFSMGVLPSLAAVFTASVPYIVYVGKYGAWIPFLFLAVVTMAAGIAAAWLPETKGYPLCQTVEDAEKFGHDQKFFSLNRWQRTPETAESWSLKMSSRNSEATESSKKCWCGDTWPPLPSSCRGTS, encoded by the exons ATGGAGTTCGAAGACGTGATCGAAGAGCTCGGAGGCTTCGGCAAGTTCCAGAAGTTCCTCTTGTGGGGATTTCTACTGCCCTCGGAGAtactgtttcctttcttctcgatGAACCTGATATTTCTGTTGTCCGAGCCCGACCATCAATGCGTGGTGCCGCAACTGGACGCCCTAGGCCTGAACGAATCTCGCAGCCAAGAAATTCGCAAGCTGCTTGTCAGCGACGACGAGTGTGCGGTGCTGCCGATGCGGGATTTCAACTCGACACGCTTGGTGACCGCAGAAGAGTTCGAGGCGACGTCGTTGAACGCGTCGTGGAACGCGTCGTGGTTCGTCAACGATAGTGCGCCCAGGCAGCCCTGCGAGCTGTTTCGTTACGACGACCTGCATTACGAAGAGACCGTTCCCACCAAG TGGGATCTGATATGTTCTCGCGGTCACCTCCCTAGCCTGCTGTACTCGACCGTGACCGCAGCAAGCGTCATTGGACCTGTCATCATTGGCGCATTGGCTGACAA GTACGGTCGTAAGCCAACGTTCTTCGCCATCGTGGCCCTGGCCGCGCTCTCGGGCTTCGGCGCCGTGCTGTCCACCAACTTCGCCATGTTCGTCGTCATGCGCTTCGTCAACGCCCTGCTGGACCCGCAGATCGAGCAGGTGCCCTACATCATCA TAATGGAGCTGTTGGATGCCAAGCAGCGGACTCTGATGTTGGGCGTGGCGTGCATGGGCTGGACGCTCGGCATGTGCCTGCTGACATTGGTGGCCTACGTGAGCCGCACCTGGGTGCTGCTGGCAACAGTGTGCGCCTCGTGCGTGGTCCCTCTTTTCTGCTACATCAG GGTCATCCCCGAATCTCCGCGGTGGCTCTTGTCGCAGGACCGGCTCCCCGAGGCGTCGGCCGTTCTGCGCCGCATCGCCTTCCGAAACGGAGTCGAGCCCCCGATTGACCTCGACCTGAAGCTCAAG aaaGTTCAGCAAAGTTTAAGTGCCGAAGAAGAATCAGAGAAATCAGGCTCCATTCTCGACCTGTTTATCAAGCCCAAGATACGAAAGAACTTGCTGATACTCACGCTCATATG GTCTGCGAACGGCTGCGCGTACAGCGGCCTGCACATCAACGTGACGCACCTGAGCGGCAACGAGTTCCTCAATTTTCTCTACCTGGCCCTGGTCGAGTTTCCGGCCAACGCGATTGGCTGGTGGAGTATGAACCGCTACGGCCGACGCTGGACAAACGTCTTCTTCGTGCTTCTCACGGCCACCGCCTGCTGGGCGGCCGTCATTGCCCCCACGT CCGGCACGGTCCACGTCGTCTCCTCGATCGTGGCCAAGTTCTCGACCACAGCGGCTTACATGATGATGTACCAACAGTCGGACGAACTGTTCCCCACGCCGCTACGTTCCTTCTCAATGGGTGTGCTCCCTTCCCTGGCCGCGGTCTTCACGGCGTCGGTGCCTTACATCGTATACGTG GGGAAGTACGGTGCCTGGATCCCGTTCCTATTCCTCGCCGTGGTGACAATGGCTGCAGGTATCGCAGCAGCCTGGCTACCCGAGACCAAGGGATACCCGCTCTGCCAGACGGTTGAAGACGCCGAGAAATTTGGCCATGACCAAAAATTCTTCTCATTAAACAG
- the LOC126521417 gene encoding carcinine transporter-like isoform X2, whose product MEFEDVIEELGGFGKFQKFLLWGFLLPSEILFPFFSMNLIFLLSEPDHQCVVPQLDALGLNESRSQEIRKLLVSDDECAVLPMRDFNSTRLVTAEEFEATSLNASWNASWFVNDSAPRQPCELFRYDDLHYEETVPTKWDLICSRGHLPSLLYSTVTAASVIGPVIIGALADKYGRKPTFFAIVALAALSGFGAVLSTNFAMFVVMRFVNALLDPQIEQVPYIIIMELLDAKQRTLMLGVACMGWTLGMCLLTLVAYVSRTWVLLATVCASCVVPLFCYIRVIPESPRWLLSQDRLPEASAVLRRIAFRNGVEPPIDLDLKLKKVQQSLSAEEESEKSGSILDLFIKPKIRKNLLILTLIWSANGCAYSGLHINVTHLSGNEFLNFLYLALVEFPANAIGWWSMNRYGRRWTNVFFVLLTATACWAAVIAPTSGTVHVVSSIVAKFSTTAAYMMMYQQSDELFPTPLRSFSMGVLPSLAAVFTASVPYIVYVGKYGAWIPFLFLAVVTMAAGIAAAWLPETKGYPLCQTVEDAEKFGHDQKFFSLNRIEESSKRSRRVGENGEKTVELRPLQTEA is encoded by the exons ATGGAGTTCGAAGACGTGATCGAAGAGCTCGGAGGCTTCGGCAAGTTCCAGAAGTTCCTCTTGTGGGGATTTCTACTGCCCTCGGAGAtactgtttcctttcttctcgatGAACCTGATATTTCTGTTGTCCGAGCCCGACCATCAATGCGTGGTGCCGCAACTGGACGCCCTAGGCCTGAACGAATCTCGCAGCCAAGAAATTCGCAAGCTGCTTGTCAGCGACGACGAGTGTGCGGTGCTGCCGATGCGGGATTTCAACTCGACACGCTTGGTGACCGCAGAAGAGTTCGAGGCGACGTCGTTGAACGCGTCGTGGAACGCGTCGTGGTTCGTCAACGATAGTGCGCCCAGGCAGCCCTGCGAGCTGTTTCGTTACGACGACCTGCATTACGAAGAGACCGTTCCCACCAAG TGGGATCTGATATGTTCTCGCGGTCACCTCCCTAGCCTGCTGTACTCGACCGTGACCGCAGCAAGCGTCATTGGACCTGTCATCATTGGCGCATTGGCTGACAA GTACGGTCGTAAGCCAACGTTCTTCGCCATCGTGGCCCTGGCCGCGCTCTCGGGCTTCGGCGCCGTGCTGTCCACCAACTTCGCCATGTTCGTCGTCATGCGCTTCGTCAACGCCCTGCTGGACCCGCAGATCGAGCAGGTGCCCTACATCATCA TAATGGAGCTGTTGGATGCCAAGCAGCGGACTCTGATGTTGGGCGTGGCGTGCATGGGCTGGACGCTCGGCATGTGCCTGCTGACATTGGTGGCCTACGTGAGCCGCACCTGGGTGCTGCTGGCAACAGTGTGCGCCTCGTGCGTGGTCCCTCTTTTCTGCTACATCAG GGTCATCCCCGAATCTCCGCGGTGGCTCTTGTCGCAGGACCGGCTCCCCGAGGCGTCGGCCGTTCTGCGCCGCATCGCCTTCCGAAACGGAGTCGAGCCCCCGATTGACCTCGACCTGAAGCTCAAG aaaGTTCAGCAAAGTTTAAGTGCCGAAGAAGAATCAGAGAAATCAGGCTCCATTCTCGACCTGTTTATCAAGCCCAAGATACGAAAGAACTTGCTGATACTCACGCTCATATG GTCTGCGAACGGCTGCGCGTACAGCGGCCTGCACATCAACGTGACGCACCTGAGCGGCAACGAGTTCCTCAATTTTCTCTACCTGGCCCTGGTCGAGTTTCCGGCCAACGCGATTGGCTGGTGGAGTATGAACCGCTACGGCCGACGCTGGACAAACGTCTTCTTCGTGCTTCTCACGGCCACCGCCTGCTGGGCGGCCGTCATTGCCCCCACGT CCGGCACGGTCCACGTCGTCTCCTCGATCGTGGCCAAGTTCTCGACCACAGCGGCTTACATGATGATGTACCAACAGTCGGACGAACTGTTCCCCACGCCGCTACGTTCCTTCTCAATGGGTGTGCTCCCTTCCCTGGCCGCGGTCTTCACGGCGTCGGTGCCTTACATCGTATACGTG GGGAAGTACGGTGCCTGGATCCCGTTCCTATTCCTCGCCGTGGTGACAATGGCTGCAGGTATCGCAGCAGCCTGGCTACCCGAGACCAAGGGATACCCGCTCTGCCAGACGGTTGAAGACGCCGAGAAATTTGGCCATGACCAAAAATTCTTCTCATTAAACAG
- the LOC126521417 gene encoding beta-alanine transporter-like isoform X4, giving the protein MEFEDVIEELGGFGKFQKFLLWGFLLPSEILFPFFSMNLIFLLSEPDHQCVVPQLDALGLNESRSQEIRKLLVSDDECAVLPMRDFNSTRLVTAEEFEATSLNASWNASWFVNDSAPRQPCELFRYDDLHYEETVPTKWDLICSRGHLPSLLYSTVTAASVIGPVIIGALADKYGRKPTFFAIVALAALSGFGAVLSTNFAMFVVMRFVNALLDPQIEQVPYIIIMELLDAKQRTLMLGVACMGWTLGMCLLTLVAYVSRTWVLLATVCASCVVPLFCYIRVIPESPRWLLSQDRLPEASAVLRRIAFRNGVEPPIDLDLKLKKVQQSLSAEEESEKSGSILDLFIKPKIRKNLLILTLIWSANGCAYSGLHINVTHLSGNEFLNFLYLALVEFPANAIGWWSMNRYGRRWTNVFFVLLTATACWAAVIAPTWEVRCLDPVPIPRRGDNGCRYRSSLATRDQGIPALPDG; this is encoded by the exons ATGGAGTTCGAAGACGTGATCGAAGAGCTCGGAGGCTTCGGCAAGTTCCAGAAGTTCCTCTTGTGGGGATTTCTACTGCCCTCGGAGAtactgtttcctttcttctcgatGAACCTGATATTTCTGTTGTCCGAGCCCGACCATCAATGCGTGGTGCCGCAACTGGACGCCCTAGGCCTGAACGAATCTCGCAGCCAAGAAATTCGCAAGCTGCTTGTCAGCGACGACGAGTGTGCGGTGCTGCCGATGCGGGATTTCAACTCGACACGCTTGGTGACCGCAGAAGAGTTCGAGGCGACGTCGTTGAACGCGTCGTGGAACGCGTCGTGGTTCGTCAACGATAGTGCGCCCAGGCAGCCCTGCGAGCTGTTTCGTTACGACGACCTGCATTACGAAGAGACCGTTCCCACCAAG TGGGATCTGATATGTTCTCGCGGTCACCTCCCTAGCCTGCTGTACTCGACCGTGACCGCAGCAAGCGTCATTGGACCTGTCATCATTGGCGCATTGGCTGACAA GTACGGTCGTAAGCCAACGTTCTTCGCCATCGTGGCCCTGGCCGCGCTCTCGGGCTTCGGCGCCGTGCTGTCCACCAACTTCGCCATGTTCGTCGTCATGCGCTTCGTCAACGCCCTGCTGGACCCGCAGATCGAGCAGGTGCCCTACATCATCA TAATGGAGCTGTTGGATGCCAAGCAGCGGACTCTGATGTTGGGCGTGGCGTGCATGGGCTGGACGCTCGGCATGTGCCTGCTGACATTGGTGGCCTACGTGAGCCGCACCTGGGTGCTGCTGGCAACAGTGTGCGCCTCGTGCGTGGTCCCTCTTTTCTGCTACATCAG GGTCATCCCCGAATCTCCGCGGTGGCTCTTGTCGCAGGACCGGCTCCCCGAGGCGTCGGCCGTTCTGCGCCGCATCGCCTTCCGAAACGGAGTCGAGCCCCCGATTGACCTCGACCTGAAGCTCAAG aaaGTTCAGCAAAGTTTAAGTGCCGAAGAAGAATCAGAGAAATCAGGCTCCATTCTCGACCTGTTTATCAAGCCCAAGATACGAAAGAACTTGCTGATACTCACGCTCATATG GTCTGCGAACGGCTGCGCGTACAGCGGCCTGCACATCAACGTGACGCACCTGAGCGGCAACGAGTTCCTCAATTTTCTCTACCTGGCCCTGGTCGAGTTTCCGGCCAACGCGATTGGCTGGTGGAGTATGAACCGCTACGGCCGACGCTGGACAAACGTCTTCTTCGTGCTTCTCACGGCCACCGCCTGCTGGGCGGCCGTCATTGCCCCCACGT GGGAAGTACGGTGCCTGGATCCCGTTCCTATTCCTCGCCGTGGTGACAATGGCTGCAGGTATCGCAGCAGCCTGGCTACCCGAGACCAAGGGATACCCGCTCTGCCAGACGGTTGA